The Planktothrix agardhii NIES-204 genomic interval GGAAATATGCCATATCTCCAGGACGGACACCGCCTTCTCCTTGCAAGGCTTCTAACATAATAGCTGCAACCCGTCGCCCATCTTTATCGACTTCAGCAATTGTTAATTCTAAAGCATCAATATCATTATAAGGAACATAAACAAAACCTGGCACTAAAGGACTAAAACCTTTTTGATATTTAGGTTGTCCAGTAGCAGTAATTGTAGCTAAAGTTCGACCATGAAAACTGGCGTGGGCGGTAATAATAACCGGATCTTCAATATTTAATTTATCATGGGCATATTTCCGGGCTAATTTAATCGCTCCTTCGTTAGCTTCCGCTCCAGAATTACAGAAAAAAGCCTTATCTGCACAGGAATGATCTGTTAACCATTTCGCTAATTCTCCTTGCACGGGAACATAATATAAATTAGAAACATGGTGCAAGGTTTTAATTTGTTTGGTGACCGCTTCAATTAACACTGGATGGGCGTGTCCCAGGGTACAAGTGGCAATTCCCGCCACAAAATCTAAGTATTCTTTGCCATTGGTATCCCAAACCCGACACCCTTCTCCCCGCTCTAAGGCAATGGGAAAACGGGCGTAGGTATTCATGACATGGGAATTAAAGTCATCAATACTAAAATCGCTGGTAACAGGCGCTTCTTTGACTAAGGTTTCTGGGCTCATAAATTACTCCTAAATTCGGTTTGTGTTTGATTTCTAAATTTTAGGGTAAAATCTTCGTTTCCGGGGTTGGTTTTGTTACCAAATCCCTATAATTTATATTCTAAAGGTTGACAAAATTGCTCAATTCCCGATTTCACCGCATAAATGACAACCGGAGTAATTAATAGGGCTGGACATTGATTTTCAGCAATTAGAGATTCTACCATGGCTTTAATATTGCCTTGAATTAATTCTTCCCGCAGGTCTTTATTGCACAAACTCACTCGATATCGTTTGGCTAAACCATCTAACCAATTTTCCGAAGTATCGGGCGACTGACCCACATAAATTGCCATTTCAATGGCGGCATCTTCGAGATCTCCTTCACAATTTTCAATTCTATCTAAGGCTTCTAAAGCAACGGAATATTCAGCTAATTGCGAGCGAAATTGAGCGATTTCTTGAGAAGTTAGGATTATCATAAATTATCAAATTAATTCATACTGAAAAATTATATCAGGATCAAACCAAGCTGTTAATGCGGTGGCTAAAGCATCCGCAGCATCATCAGGTCTAGGAATTTCTGTTAAATTCAGTTCCCTAGCAACAGCTTCTTGAACTTGATATTTGTCCGCATTGCCATGTCCCGTTAAAGCCTTTTTAACTTGACCCGGAGTAAACTCAATTAACGGAATCTGGTGTTGAGCCAAAACCAATAATAACACTCCTTTTGC includes:
- the argD gene encoding N-acetylornithine aminotransferase, with amino-acid sequence MSPETLVKEAPVTSDFSIDDFNSHVMNTYARFPIALERGEGCRVWDTNGKEYLDFVAGIATCTLGHAHPVLIEAVTKQIKTLHHVSNLYYVPVQGELAKWLTDHSCADKAFFCNSGAEANEGAIKLARKYAHDKLNIEDPVIITAHASFHGRTLATITATGQPKYQKGFSPLVPGFVYVPYNDIDALELTIAEVDKDGRRVAAIMLEALQGEGGVRPGDMAYFQRIRQICDQKGILLILDEVQVGMGRSGKLWGYENLGIEPDIFTSAKGLGGGIPIGAMMCKAFCDVFEPGSHASTFGGNPFVCAVALAVCQTLERENILENVQKRGEQLRSKLTEIAEKYPDLIADVRGWGLINGLELKEDVELTSPQVVKVVMEAGLLLVPAGPKVLRFVPPLIVTEEEVNLALQAVENALKQLTA